ttcatttgaatctaagtttgtgaaaatcggttcagccatctccgagaaaagttagtgcaaaaaaacgttacatacacacatacgtacatacacacacagacattttgcgtactcgacgaactgagtcgtatggtatatgacactcggttcaaaagtcggttttcatactgattgcataacctttctatatgagaaagacaaaaaaactGCCAGACACCtctaccagaccctgtcagcttgaagagaaatcgattttcagttcagcaacgccttcGCACGGTAtcttctcccctacttctatgtaagaTATTCaaagcggactcgcctgagagcCATGTTCGTAAaagaaggatgttgccaataatttgttcgggaaatgtgagagctggatatcttgttaatgtgACGTCTTTGCCTCTACTCACCTGAGTAAAACTCTAGCGTCTTGTTCCAGCCGGGCATATTACTCATCCGCATAGCGATGAATAGTGCGGCACAGGCCAGCTTCGAATCCCTCAGCTGGACGATGGAATAATCCATTAAAGTGAACTCCAGGATGTAGCGAGCCAGAGTGAGAACCGGCATATCGATTCGGTTTACGCGAGCATATCGTCGCAAGAATCGATACGACAACGGAATGCCCAGATCATAGCCAATCGTTTTGAACACGGTCATCTCCATCAAAATCATCTCACGTCGCTGGTACGCCCCATCACAAATGTAGTGAAAATCATCGACCGTCGGTGGGACTCGTTCCTACGGGAAGAAgcaaacaaactcaaaaatcAATCCCCAACGGTACTCCTCGGCCTCAACTTACGTCATATTTGGATGCGATAAACAGTGCGGCAGCACCTAGCAGTTGCAATGAATCCTTCTGTATCTCCGACCGCGACAAATATATATCGACAATCTTCACTGCTAGGTACAAAGTTTCGTGATTCAGCTCAAACGACTCTTGGATTTCTACCATCCAATCGACGAGAAGAGCTCTCATCCACTTGCTAATATGTGGCTGTTTGGCGATGTAATCTGGGATGACAAAGTGCGGTTCACGTTCTTTCTGATATACAAAAATATCCTGAGCGTAGTGAGAAACCTGAAACACGTCGTTCCAATTTGCAAAATCATAGTCTTCCACATCATCGGGCGTCCGTTTGCGCGGTGATGATGTATCTTTGTCTTCAGTCGACGTATTACTTGGTGTGTCTGAGCGTGAAGCGGGTTTCAGAAAATTATCTGACAACCTAAGTGATCCACTAGAAGTGATGTCCTCCAAGGCTGACACATACAAACTATCATCCGTTTTCTCAAATTCATTGGATATTCTACGCTTTGGCTTTATCAGCTGATTGGCAGCAGTCGTGATGGTTTGTAGTTTACTGTCTTGAAAACTAGTTTCATCTTTCGATTTTACGATGGTGTTGGCTACGTCCGAAAGTTCGGATTTCAGAGTGTGACCAGCGGATGTTTGAAGTTTGGCAGCACGAGTTCCCGTGTTCTTCCCACTAAGCTGTTGCCGACTGGCCGCACGGGTTAAAATTTTCGTTGCCGCCCGAGTTTTCGGTCCGTCCGGGTCTGGTTTGGTGAACACTTCCGTCTGGAATGGATGCAACATGACAATAAAGTTTGACAATAACAAAATCTTCTAGTTCAACTATCTACCTTTACGGTCGTAGCATTCTTGCCTGTTGCAGTCTTCTTATTGTTGACGATATTATTAGTCAACTGGTGGAGCAGCTGGGAAGCCTGTTTGCTCAGAGTGGTGGCTCCGGTACTCGTTACCGTGATTGCATTCGTTCCCTTTCCACCCTTGATGTCGGCTTCGAGTTCCGCATTGTGCACCACGGCATTGGTCAAATTGCCAAGGGCCGACCGTTTCACACCACGGTCGTTTTTCAGCGGACTGAGGTCGGCTTTCCGCTTGCCACGCTGCGACGGTTGATGATCGTCTGGATTATGGTTTTGGTTGTTGGTTGCTTTTGATCTGCAAATgtaaaaattacattgagaaggTAGTTGGTTGTTATTTGCTATTCCCAAAAAAATGCAGTTTTTTGTTCACAAGTTAAAAGATTTACAAGAACGCATCTTAATTTCAGGATACATTCTAGTAACACAGGGTcagatggtattccttcaataCTAACAATACTTTTCAACACAACAAATAAAATAGACCGTCAAATAGCAATAGctaaacttgacagacttgACTTTAACGGTGCTCTACTGGATTGAGTGcagtcatatctaactggtcggGAGATGTCTAGAAAAATAGGAAATAGTATAACAACGCCAGTTGCTGTTAGTTCTGGAGTGCCATTTAGGACCGTTTGTATTCTTACTCTATATCAACGATCTCAACTTCACTGTAAAATCTTTCAAGCAGTCGTGATggctgatgatttcaaactatatcatcTGATAAAATGCCAAGACGTTCTTAAACGTGAACCCTTTATGAAAGACTTATTTTAGACTACAAACCAGATGTCAATAATTACGTCGGTAACGTAATTTAAAAGGCTTCCAAATCCTTAAGTTTCCTCTCACGAATTGCTAAAAGTTTTCgtaacatacactgcttgaaagCTTTTTATTGTGCACTAGTCCGTTCAACCCTCCAATATGCAACTATTGATGATAAAATTGAAATCGAAGTTATTCATCAACGCAAATTCATTAGAGTCGCActccgcaatctaccatggagtgATCCATTAAACCTTCCAAGTAGCGAGAATCACTGCCGGCTTTCTTGGCTTTGATCTACTATCTGTTCGAATAAATGTTTAGATTTCATCGCGGACTTTATACAATCGCGTATCGATTGTTCTGATCTCTTATGGATAGTCAGTTTCTTGGAATTCCCGCTTCTAGAACCAACTAGGTATATAATAAACTTTTTTTAGaatgtgtcgtttatttaatAGTTGCTCCGATGACTTCGATTTTCATCTATCCCGAAATGCAATAAAGCGATTGTTCCGCAATTTCTTATCAATCTATTTGTAGATCTAGAGCAATTTTACAAACAAATACTGTACAATTAATTTGCAATGTAACTTAATTTAATCTAAGCTTTAAATTGTACCATTTGGATATGATTAATCTTTTGGTATataagatgaggaggttttacgcCTTTTGGAAACAGTGATTATACATTTCAGCTCCAGCTTTTGCCTGCTCCCAActaaataagtaaaaaaataatcatttctcCAACAAAGAATGCTTGATAGTCTGCCCCAAATAGcaaaatgtaattttaaaatggaaaaatggacaAAAATTGCCGACCTTCTACGGCACTGACAAAAgtacccatgcagcatcaatcatagtaacccatgagtcagcacacaaaatttgacagctgtatcAGTCGAAAACAGGCATCGTTCCGGCATCTACAACATCTTGACACTATTAGACAACAATCAGAGCATCGAAAGATAGCACGGTTCCGAACGGCCGACAATCCTAAGCGACAAGAAGCTCCAAAGGAAGCTGAAGAGGAAGACCGAGGGAAAAGTGGCTACATCGCTGCATGCCCTTGACCGGGAATTGGGCTCTGGCGAAAATGAACATATATTTTAGAAAGTGGAAGCCGCGTCCACTGATTTCGGAGCTGCAGGCAATGACGCAGCGGCAGCGGCTGAATAAGATAGTCAACTCGATTTTCCCGGTGAATCGCGACGTGACGACGAGACCTATCTTACCTATGGATGGCAACGACTGGCAGAGAACTTCGTATTTTTGCTGACAATCGGCGAGAAGAGGATGTCAAAGCCGCTCTTCTTTCGCACAGGACTGGCCATGTACGGGGAAAGCTAAAGTACGAACTACCTGCCGAAAATTGCGTCGTTCATCAAATAATACCATAAGGACGGAGACGCAGTGTCTGCTCACTACTCAAAGCGATCGTTAGAGTAGATGGACCGGCTAAATATCGATGTGGTAAACAAGTCGGCGAACCCGTCCAACGTCCCCCAGCTTCGTTCCATCGAGGATTTCTGGGTCAACCTCAAGCGTAAAATCTTTGCCTTCAGGTCTAATTCTGTTGCAAAAACTCAGGACgtattgataaataaaatcaaaaaagaaCTGAAAAACAAGCCTACCAGCATGTTTTCGTCCGCCATGACGAATGTTCCGGTTACCTGCCGGAAGGCCGCTATAAGAACGGATCTTCGCGATAGTTGTTTTTcattattcaatttataatcttgaaagacaatcaataccaCGAAAAAAGAATAAAATACCAAATAATACTTTTTCCAGTAGCTGGATTAAAATACGTAAGAAATCATTTGTTCGTAACATAGAGAAAATATTTGTGAGACTTTTGAGATAAActtgagataatttagtaaaatagagtaacaaGATGTGAAACGTTAAAACCATATGATAGCTGAAGTAAAACCAAGGGACGCGGACGAAGTGAGCTCATTACAACCATCTCTATGAAGTTTGTCTCTATATTGAGAGTAAATAATATCTTGTCAAATATATAAATTAGCTGGGTTTGCGGTACAATGCGTAGGACGCTGGTCTCACAAGACAGTTGTCGTATGtccgagccccgacctgaaaggattctatCCATCCAATGGTACGCTTAGAACTTGTGCTTAAACTTACGGCTATTTTAGGATGTACAGCCGagtctcgagctcggcataatgaaatgtcgaattagatcggcaacacgaagtttcactgattgttcagtaattcacatgctgattgccgaaattcgttattGTAAAGTTCTGATATCTCGAAGAAGTGCATTTTATTGGCATAATATGTTGCTAAACTTGTCCGTAAACAACAAATAAACCGAAATCGATTTTGTAAAGCACCGTACGTCGCCATTTCTCATGGAGCTGAAAAATATTTACGAATTTGGCGAATGAAAGAGATTTCCGTATTTCGTGGAAAGCTAAGTGGAATCAAAATGTTCTTTTTtatatacttttgaatatttgtttattttcaggTAAAGCGAGCACTAGAAACAATCCGTCCGATGCTGCTGTGTGCTTCGCCCATCTGGATGAACTGTGCTCCAACACACAGGAGAAAAGTTCAAATGATCCAGAATAAATATCTTCGGATGATACTCCAGGTCCCGCCGTCCATGCGAATCTCAGATATTCACGAACTGGCCAATATCAAAATGATCAACGGACAAATGGTTGAAGTCTACAATCGCTACCAGTAAGCAGCAAATGTGTCTGAATATCACATCATTCGTGAATTGTTTTCTTAGGTTTTATATTAAATTCGTAGgttatcaaatcaaaatcatcaaCTACAAAGTTAAAACGAAAATTAGCATTCtgcagaaaaacaaaaattggttaaaaacattactacaaaatctgaaatgaaaaacCAATTATTGAACCCCTCTTAACACTCATTCCCCAAGCTTGGCTTTCGTGATAAGTTTTCCGTGCAATAATAAAGCAAAATCCCTTCTACactcgattactgatgactcggtaaTCCATGATTCGATCGCGATTGCTTTTGCCGAGCTaacaagttcggcaataattgacagttcagGAAATTGTCGAAATTcttagtacactgaggtcttttttgatgcggtcttttttatgcggtcttttttatgcgactttttttatgcgaattttca
This genomic window from Malaya genurostris strain Urasoe2022 chromosome 1, Malgen_1.1, whole genome shotgun sequence contains:
- the LOC131425772 gene encoding G2/mitotic-specific cyclin-B3, which translates into the protein MAPAKQNGSTALLPLLRKTITTRSKATNNQNHNPDDHQPSQRGKRKADLSPLKNDRGVKRSALGNLTNAVVHNAELEADIKGGKGTNAITVTSTGATTLSKQASQLLHQLTNNIVNNKKTATGKNATTVKTEVFTKPDPDGPKTRAATKILTRAASRQQLSGKNTGTRAAKLQTSAGHTLKSELSDVANTIVKSKDETSFQDSKLQTITTAANQLIKPKRRISNEFEKTDDSLYVSALEDITSSGSLRLSDNFLKPASRSDTPSNTSTEDKDTSSPRKRTPDDVEDYDFANWNDVFQVSHYAQDIFVYQKEREPHFVIPDYIAKQPHISKWMRALLVDWMVEIQESFELNHETLYLAVKIVDIYLSRSEIQKDSLQLLGAAALFIASKYDERVPPTVDDFHYICDGAYQRREMILMEMTVFKTIGYDLGIPLSYRFLRRYARVNRIDMPVLTLARYILEFTLMDYSIVQLRDSKLACAALFIAMRMSNMPGWNKTLEFYSGYKIEDFAEIAILLNNIMTRKPKESLNTVRHKYSHELFFESAKKPFITDLTKLFDTTDYQPASASPASMTPTVSVNSSVPPPTTATRSHQSQTVNKKSTSTTTTTTTV